The following are encoded together in the Streptomyces rapamycinicus NRRL 5491 genome:
- a CDS encoding nitrite reductase yields MLAAMPLPPTTTPSGDETPVRGRDDACPGALRLHPADDGSLARIRVPGGLLTARQAQALGRVAEELGDGRLDITSRGNAQVRGLAAGCGAELAARLRAAGLLPSDRHDRVRNIVASPLSGLDGAGYADVVAWVRELDAALCDEACVGTLAARGELSGLSGRFLFALDDGRGDVAALGADVTLIATPGGGAVLRVGGPPAGAGVASAGPGGAAGAGDLWMRSEDAARAAALAAVEFLARARESGTRAWRVRELPAQHAVTADRLAARLADAGIGTGPHPGAPGPRPPQPPPAPGVVRGPDGRHALSVALPLGRVSAAQWRLLTGLASRSGADELRMTPWRGVVLPGFAPDDTRGALSELSGAGLVTTPDSPWLGVGACTGRPGCAKSLADVRAHATRMVADTARGAAETAEADTAEADTAEAVTDTGRAVAGGSEPRPMSGTASGGGRRGAPDPPPVYVSGCERRCGHPGGRWVDALATGDTGYRVTVRGGAKGDPPEAEDGVAEDGVEVTAEQLAGAVAAARGTT; encoded by the coding sequence ATGCTCGCCGCCATGCCCCTCCCCCCGACAACCACCCCATCCGGGGATGAAACCCCCGTGCGCGGTCGCGATGACGCCTGTCCGGGCGCGCTGCGGCTGCACCCGGCGGACGACGGTTCGCTGGCCCGGATCCGGGTGCCGGGCGGGCTGCTGACGGCTCGTCAGGCGCAGGCGCTGGGGCGGGTGGCCGAGGAGCTGGGCGACGGGCGGCTGGACATCACCTCACGGGGCAATGCGCAGGTGCGGGGCCTCGCGGCGGGGTGCGGCGCGGAGCTGGCGGCCCGGCTGCGGGCGGCCGGGCTGCTTCCCTCGGACCGCCATGACCGGGTGCGCAACATCGTGGCGTCGCCGCTGTCCGGCCTGGACGGCGCGGGGTACGCCGATGTGGTGGCGTGGGTACGGGAGTTGGACGCCGCGCTGTGCGACGAGGCATGCGTCGGCACGTTGGCGGCACGCGGGGAATTGTCGGGCTTGTCGGGCAGGTTTCTGTTCGCGCTGGACGACGGGCGTGGCGACGTGGCCGCGTTGGGCGCGGATGTGACATTGATCGCAACGCCCGGTGGTGGAGCGGTGCTGCGGGTCGGGGGGCCGCCGGCGGGTGCGGGCGTGGCGAGCGCCGGCCCGGGCGGGGCGGCCGGGGCTGGTGATCTGTGGATGCGGAGCGAGGACGCGGCGCGGGCGGCCGCGCTGGCCGCGGTGGAGTTCCTGGCGAGGGCGCGGGAGAGCGGGACCCGGGCGTGGCGGGTACGTGAACTCCCCGCGCAACACGCGGTGACCGCCGATCGCTTGGCGGCCCGGCTCGCCGACGCGGGCATCGGCACCGGGCCGCACCCGGGCGCGCCGGGCCCGCGCCCGCCGCAGCCGCCGCCGGCCCCCGGGGTGGTCCGCGGCCCGGACGGGCGCCACGCGCTGTCCGTCGCCCTCCCCCTGGGCCGGGTGAGCGCGGCGCAGTGGCGGCTGCTCACCGGGCTCGCCTCCCGGAGCGGGGCGGATGAGCTGCGTATGACACCCTGGCGCGGCGTGGTGCTCCCCGGGTTCGCCCCGGACGACACGCGCGGCGCCTTGTCGGAACTGTCCGGCGCGGGACTGGTGACCACGCCGGACTCGCCGTGGCTCGGGGTCGGCGCGTGTACGGGACGGCCCGGCTGCGCCAAGTCCCTGGCGGATGTGCGGGCCCACGCGACGCGCATGGTCGCGGACACGGCGCGCGGGGCCGCGGAGACAGCGGAAGCGGACACGGCTGAAGCGGACACGGCTGAAGCGGTAACGGACACCGGACGAGCGGTCGCGGGCGGTTCGGAGCCGCGGCCGATGAGCGGCACCGCGTCCGGCGGCGGCCGCCGGGGCGCGCCCGATCCGCCGCCGGTGTACGTCTCCGGCTGTGAACGGCGCTGCGGCCACCCCGGGGGCCGCTGGGTGGACGCGCTGGCGACCGGCGACACGGGCTACCGGGTCACCGTGCGGGGCGGCGCGAAGGGCGACCCGCCGGAGGCGGAGGACGGCGTGGCGGAGGACGGCGTGGAAGTGACAGCAGAGCAGTTGGCCGGCGCCGTTGCGGCGGCCCGTGGAACGACATGA
- a CDS encoding precorrin-8X methylmutase, giving the protein MIEDTVFDYEKDGAAIYRASFATIRAEADLGGLPADVSQVAVRMIHACGMVDLVKDLAYTPEVVSRARAALRSGAPVLCDARMVASGVTRKRLPADNEVICTLADPAVPELARRMGTTRSAAALELWRDRLEGAVVAVGNAPTALFRLLEMIEEGGAGAPRPAAVIGVPVGFIGAAESKEALAGHPAALDHLVVHGRRGGSAIAAAAINAIASEEE; this is encoded by the coding sequence ATGATCGAGGACACCGTGTTCGACTACGAGAAGGACGGGGCGGCCATCTACCGCGCGTCCTTTGCCACCATCCGCGCCGAGGCCGACCTCGGCGGGCTCCCCGCCGACGTCAGCCAGGTGGCGGTGCGGATGATCCACGCCTGCGGCATGGTCGACCTGGTCAAGGACCTCGCGTACACCCCCGAGGTGGTCTCCCGCGCCCGCGCCGCGCTGCGGTCCGGCGCGCCCGTGCTCTGCGACGCGCGCATGGTGGCCAGCGGGGTCACCCGCAAGCGGCTGCCCGCCGACAACGAGGTGATCTGCACCCTCGCGGACCCCGCCGTACCGGAGTTGGCGCGGCGCATGGGCACCACGCGCAGCGCCGCCGCGCTGGAGCTGTGGCGGGACCGGCTGGAGGGGGCGGTGGTGGCGGTCGGCAACGCGCCCACGGCGCTGTTCCGGCTGCTGGAGATGATCGAAGAAGGCGGGGCGGGCGCGCCGCGCCCGGCCGCCGTGATCGGCGTGCCGGTGGGCTTCATCGGCGCGGCCGAGTCCAAGGAGGCGCTGGCCGGGCATCCGGCGGCGCTCGACCACCTGGTGGTGCACGGCCGGCGCGGCGGCAGCGCCATCGCCGCGGCCGCGATCAACGCGATAGCGAGCGAGGAAGAGTGA
- a CDS encoding precorrin-2 C(20)-methyltransferase yields MSEQQTGRLYGVGLGPGDPSLMTVRAVEVIAAADVIAYHSARHGRSIARSIAERHLRPDHIEERLVYPVTTETTDHPGGYRGAMEEFYADAAARLAAHLDAGRTVAVLAEGDPLFYGSYMHMHKRLADRYPTEVIPGVTSVSAAAARLGTPLVEGEEVLTVLPGTLPEEELTARLATADAAAVMKLGRTFPTVRRALERSGRLADARYVERATMNAERTAPLAEVDPESVPYFSMAVLPSRVDATRGDGGDAPHGDRGDAPHGDRVDAPRGDHADAPRGASGGLGEVVVVGLGPAGPLWLTPEARGELAAAGDLVGYTTYLDRVPVRPGQRRHASDNKVEAVRAEFALDLARRGRRVAVVSSGDPGVFAMATAVLEAACEDPYREVPVRIVPGMTAAHAAAARAGAPLGHDYAVISLSDRLKPWEVIAERLRAAAAADLVLALYNPGSRSRVWQVGKARELLLEHRAPDTPVVLGRDIGGPGERVRIVRLADLDPAQVDMRTILLVGSTQTRTVRRGDGTDVVWTPRRYPEA; encoded by the coding sequence GTGAGCGAGCAGCAGACGGGCCGGCTCTACGGTGTGGGGCTCGGCCCCGGCGACCCCTCCCTGATGACCGTACGCGCGGTGGAGGTCATCGCCGCGGCCGACGTCATCGCTTACCACAGCGCCCGGCACGGGCGCAGCATCGCGCGCTCCATCGCCGAGCGCCATCTGCGGCCCGACCACATCGAGGAGCGGCTGGTCTACCCGGTCACCACGGAGACCACCGACCACCCGGGCGGCTATCGCGGCGCGATGGAGGAGTTCTACGCGGACGCGGCCGCCCGGCTCGCCGCGCATCTGGACGCGGGGCGCACGGTCGCGGTGCTCGCGGAGGGCGATCCGCTCTTCTACGGCTCGTACATGCACATGCACAAGCGGCTCGCCGACCGCTACCCCACCGAGGTCATCCCCGGTGTCACCTCGGTCAGCGCCGCGGCCGCCCGGCTCGGCACACCGCTGGTGGAGGGCGAGGAGGTGCTGACGGTCCTCCCCGGCACCCTGCCGGAGGAGGAGTTGACGGCCCGGCTGGCCACGGCGGACGCGGCGGCCGTGATGAAGCTCGGCCGGACCTTCCCGACGGTGCGCCGGGCGCTGGAGCGGTCGGGACGGCTCGCGGACGCGCGCTATGTGGAGCGCGCCACGATGAACGCGGAGCGGACCGCCCCGCTGGCCGAGGTCGACCCGGAGTCGGTGCCGTACTTCTCGATGGCGGTGCTGCCGAGCCGCGTGGACGCGACGCGCGGTGACGGCGGTGACGCGCCGCACGGCGACCGCGGCGACGCACCGCACGGCGACCGCGTGGACGCGCCGCGCGGTGACCACGCGGACGCGCCGCGCGGTGCGTCCGGCGGCCTGGGCGAAGTCGTGGTCGTCGGCCTCGGCCCGGCCGGTCCGCTGTGGCTCACCCCCGAGGCGCGCGGCGAGCTGGCCGCCGCCGGGGACCTCGTCGGCTACACCACGTACCTGGACCGGGTGCCCGTACGGCCGGGCCAGCGGCGCCACGCCTCCGACAACAAGGTCGAGGCCGTACGCGCCGAGTTCGCCCTCGACCTCGCCCGGCGGGGCCGGCGTGTCGCCGTGGTCTCCTCGGGCGACCCGGGCGTGTTCGCGATGGCCACCGCCGTCCTGGAGGCCGCCTGCGAGGACCCCTATCGCGAGGTCCCGGTGCGGATCGTCCCCGGTATGACGGCGGCCCACGCGGCCGCCGCCCGGGCCGGTGCCCCGCTCGGCCACGACTACGCGGTGATCTCCCTCTCCGACCGGCTCAAGCCCTGGGAGGTCATCGCCGAGCGGCTGCGCGCCGCAGCGGCGGCCGACCTGGTGCTCGCCCTCTACAACCCCGGCTCCCGCAGCCGTGTCTGGCAGGTGGGCAAGGCCCGCGAACTCCTGCTGGAGCACCGCGCCCCGGACACGCCCGTGGTGCTGGGCCGCGACATCGGCGGCCCCGGGGAACGCGTGCGAATCGTCCGGCTGGCCGACCTCGACCCGGCCCAGGTCGACATGCGCACGATCCTCCTGGTCGGCTCCACCCAGACCCGCACGGTCCGCCGCGGCGACGGCACCGACGTCGTCTGGACCCCGCGCCGCTATCCGGAGGCTTAA
- a CDS encoding cobalt-precorrin-6A reductase yields the protein MNSAPARHVLILGGTTEARRLAEELADTPALRVTSSLAGRVAAPRLPVGQVRIGGFGGAEGMASWLREHQVDALIDATHPFADTISSHAARAAADVHVPLLALRRPGWVPGPGDRWHPAGSLAEAARLLPGLGERVFLTTGRMGLAAFAHLTGQWFLVRSVDAPEPPVPPRMEVILDRGPFTFEGEAELLRRHRVEVLVTKDSGAHATAAKLAAARAAALPVVVIRRPPAPQGIPVAETPAEAAAWLRTALA from the coding sequence ATGAACAGCGCACCGGCGCGCCATGTGCTCATCCTCGGCGGCACCACCGAGGCGCGCCGCCTCGCCGAGGAGCTCGCCGACACGCCCGCGCTGCGCGTCACCAGCTCCCTCGCGGGCCGGGTCGCCGCGCCGCGGCTGCCGGTGGGGCAGGTGCGGATCGGCGGGTTCGGCGGTGCCGAGGGCATGGCCAGCTGGCTCCGCGAGCACCAGGTGGACGCGCTCATCGACGCCACCCATCCTTTCGCCGACACGATCAGTTCCCACGCGGCCCGGGCGGCCGCCGACGTCCATGTTCCCCTGCTCGCCCTGCGCCGCCCCGGCTGGGTACCCGGTCCGGGCGACCGCTGGCACCCGGCCGGCTCTCTGGCCGAGGCCGCGCGGCTGCTGCCGGGCCTGGGGGAGCGGGTCTTCCTCACCACGGGTCGGATGGGCCTGGCCGCCTTCGCCCATCTGACCGGGCAGTGGTTCCTGGTCCGCTCGGTCGACGCGCCCGAGCCGCCGGTACCGCCCCGGATGGAGGTGATCCTCGACCGCGGCCCGTTCACCTTCGAGGGCGAGGCGGAGCTGCTGCGCCGCCATCGCGTCGAGGTGCTGGTCACCAAGGACAGCGGCGCCCACGCCACCGCCGCCAAACTCGCCGCGGCCCGCGCCGCCGCCCTCCCGGTCGTCGTCATCCGCCGCCCACCCGCCCCCCAGGGCATCCCGGTGGCCGAAACCCCGGCCGAAGCCGCCGCCTGGCTGCGGACGGCCCTGGCCTGA
- a CDS encoding cobalt-precorrin-5B (C(1))-methyltransferase, which yields MAEAETTAEATGGRGAQLERSGLRHGWTTGACATAATTAAYTALLGAEFPDPVTIELPKGQRPAFALAAEELTADRAMAAVVKDAGDDPDVTHGALVRATVRVLPPGSGVVFRAGPGVGTVTRPGLPLDVGEPAINPVPRQMMRDHIASVAARYGGTGDVEIEISVDHGEEIARSTWNPRLGILGGLSILGTTGIVVPYSCSAWIDSIRRGVDVARAAGRTHVAGCTGSTSEKVAVAVHGLPQDALLDMGDFAGAVLKYLRRHPVDRLTVAGGFAKLSKLAAGHLDLHSSRSQVDKGFLAELALRGGADEELAEAVATANTGLETVQLCTARGVPLGDLVAAAARDTALGVLRGAPVAVDVICIDRAGTIVGRADPRGPGGG from the coding sequence ATGGCTGAGGCGGAGACGACGGCCGAGGCGACCGGGGGGCGGGGCGCGCAGCTGGAGCGGTCGGGGCTGCGGCACGGCTGGACCACCGGGGCGTGTGCCACCGCCGCGACCACGGCCGCGTACACCGCGCTGCTGGGCGCGGAGTTCCCCGACCCGGTGACCATCGAACTGCCCAAGGGGCAGCGGCCCGCGTTCGCGCTCGCCGCCGAGGAACTGACGGCGGACCGCGCCATGGCCGCGGTCGTCAAGGACGCGGGGGACGATCCGGATGTGACCCACGGCGCGCTGGTCAGGGCCACGGTACGGGTTCTGCCGCCCGGCAGCGGAGTGGTCTTCCGGGCCGGTCCGGGCGTCGGCACGGTGACCCGGCCCGGGCTGCCGCTCGACGTGGGCGAACCGGCCATCAACCCCGTGCCGCGCCAGATGATGCGCGACCACATCGCCTCGGTCGCGGCCCGGTACGGCGGAACCGGCGACGTCGAGATCGAGATCTCGGTGGACCACGGCGAGGAGATCGCCCGCTCCACCTGGAATCCCCGTCTGGGCATCCTCGGCGGGCTGTCCATCCTCGGCACGACGGGCATCGTGGTGCCCTACTCCTGCTCGGCCTGGATCGACAGCATCCGGCGCGGGGTGGACGTCGCCCGCGCGGCGGGGCGCACGCATGTCGCGGGCTGTACGGGCTCGACGTCCGAGAAGGTGGCGGTGGCCGTGCACGGGCTGCCGCAGGACGCGCTCCTGGACATGGGCGACTTCGCGGGCGCGGTCCTGAAGTATCTGCGCCGCCACCCGGTCGACCGGCTGACGGTCGCCGGCGGCTTCGCCAAGCTCTCCAAACTGGCCGCGGGCCATCTGGACCTGCACTCCTCCCGGTCCCAGGTGGACAAGGGCTTCCTCGCGGAACTGGCCCTCCGGGGAGGGGCCGACGAGGAACTGGCGGAGGCGGTGGCCACGGCCAACACGGGCCTGGAGACCGTACAGCTGTGCACCGCCCGCGGCGTCCCCCTCGGCGACCTGGTCGCGGCGGCGGCCCGCGACACGGCCCTCGGGGTGCTGCGCGGGGCGCCGGTGGCGGTGGACGTCATCTGCATCGACCGCGCCGGGACGATCGTGGGCCGCGCCGACCCCCGCGGTCCCGGCGGTGGCTGA
- the cobM gene encoding precorrin-4 C(11)-methyltransferase — protein MTVYFIGAGPGAADLITVRGARTLARCQVCLYAGSLVPRELLAECPPDARLVDTAQLDLDQITAELVAAHEAGHDVARLHSGDPSVFSAVAEQMRRLDAAGVPYDVVPGVPAFAAAAAALKRELTIPTVGQTVILTRIAQQATPMPDGEDLATLGRSGALLVLHLAARYVDRVVAELLPHYGAACPAAVVAMASRPDELVLRGTLDDIATRVKAAGVVRTAVIIVGRTLAAAQFPDSHLYSPDRTRLGAPGSPPTI, from the coding sequence ATGACGGTGTACTTCATCGGCGCGGGCCCCGGCGCCGCCGACCTGATCACGGTGCGCGGCGCCCGGACCCTGGCCCGCTGCCAGGTGTGTCTGTACGCGGGCAGCCTGGTGCCCCGTGAACTCCTCGCCGAATGCCCGCCGGACGCCCGCCTCGTCGACACCGCCCAGCTCGACCTGGACCAGATCACCGCCGAGCTGGTCGCCGCCCATGAGGCGGGCCACGATGTGGCCCGGCTCCACTCCGGCGATCCGTCGGTCTTCAGCGCCGTCGCCGAGCAGATGCGCCGCCTCGACGCGGCCGGCGTTCCGTACGACGTGGTTCCGGGCGTCCCCGCGTTCGCCGCCGCGGCCGCCGCGCTGAAGCGCGAACTGACGATCCCGACCGTCGGCCAGACCGTCATCCTCACCCGCATCGCCCAGCAGGCCACCCCCATGCCGGACGGCGAGGATCTCGCCACCCTCGGCCGCAGCGGCGCCCTGCTTGTCCTGCACCTCGCCGCCCGCTATGTGGACCGCGTCGTCGCCGAGCTCCTCCCGCACTACGGAGCCGCCTGCCCGGCCGCCGTCGTCGCCATGGCCAGCCGCCCCGACGAACTGGTCCTGCGCGGCACCCTGGACGACATCGCGACCCGGGTGAAGGCGGCAGGCGTGGTCCGCACAGCGGTCATCATCGTCGGCCGAACCCTGGCCGCCGCCCAGTTCCCCGACAGCCACCTCTACTCCCCGGACAGGACCCGCCTCGGCGCCCCCGGCTCCCCGCCCACGATCTGA
- the cbiE gene encoding precorrin-6y C5,15-methyltransferase (decarboxylating) subunit CbiE, whose protein sequence is MSPPPPPVTVIGIGADGWEGLGPAAREALRTAEVVIGGRRHLGLLPPECPGERVPWPSPLRPAVPGLFAAHTGRRISVLASGDPMFFGIGRTLAELLGAERLRVLPHPSSVSLACARLGWALEETEVVSLVGRPLTTLNRELYAGRRLLVLSAGADTPAEVAGLLGERGFGPSRLRVLERLGSAGERCAEGTAEAWPHPPGDPLNVIAVDCAPADGARPLSLTPGLPDAAYDHDGQLTKRHVRAATLAALAPAPGELLWDVGGGSGSIAVEWMRAHRTCRAVSVERDAVRAERIGRNAAALGVPALTVVTGAAPAALAGLPTPDAVFIGGGLTAPGVLAACWAALPPGGRIVANTVTLESEALLADWYRRHGGELVRLAVSHATPVGAFTGWRQAMPVTQWSATKTLASRGPGGDAADPEGSVEAAQGETR, encoded by the coding sequence GTGAGCCCGCCGCCTCCCCCCGTGACCGTCATCGGCATCGGCGCCGACGGCTGGGAGGGGCTCGGCCCCGCCGCCCGCGAGGCGCTGCGCACGGCCGAGGTGGTCATCGGCGGACGGCGTCATCTGGGCCTGCTGCCGCCGGAGTGCCCCGGCGAACGGGTGCCCTGGCCGTCCCCGCTGCGCCCCGCCGTCCCCGGGCTGTTCGCCGCGCACACCGGGCGGCGGATCTCGGTGCTGGCCAGCGGCGACCCCATGTTCTTCGGCATCGGCCGCACCCTGGCCGAGCTGCTGGGCGCCGAGCGGCTGCGGGTGCTGCCCCATCCGTCGTCCGTCTCCCTGGCCTGCGCGCGGCTCGGCTGGGCGCTGGAGGAGACCGAGGTGGTCAGCCTCGTCGGCCGCCCCCTGACCACGCTGAACCGTGAGCTGTACGCCGGCCGGCGGCTCCTCGTGCTCAGCGCGGGCGCGGACACCCCCGCCGAGGTGGCCGGGCTGCTCGGGGAGCGTGGCTTCGGCCCGAGTCGGCTGCGGGTGCTGGAGCGACTGGGGAGCGCGGGGGAGCGGTGCGCGGAGGGCACGGCCGAGGCGTGGCCCCATCCGCCCGGCGACCCCCTCAACGTCATCGCCGTCGACTGCGCCCCGGCGGACGGCGCCCGGCCGCTGTCGCTCACGCCGGGGCTGCCCGACGCGGCGTACGACCACGACGGCCAGCTGACCAAGCGCCATGTGCGGGCCGCCACCCTCGCCGCGCTCGCGCCCGCCCCCGGGGAACTGCTGTGGGACGTCGGCGGCGGCTCGGGCTCCATCGCCGTGGAGTGGATGCGTGCCCACCGCACCTGCCGGGCGGTCTCGGTCGAACGCGACGCGGTGCGCGCCGAGCGCATCGGCCGCAACGCCGCCGCGCTCGGTGTGCCCGCGCTGACCGTCGTCACCGGCGCCGCCCCGGCCGCGCTGGCCGGACTGCCCACCCCCGACGCGGTGTTCATCGGCGGCGGGCTGACCGCCCCCGGCGTGCTGGCGGCGTGCTGGGCGGCCCTGCCGCCGGGCGGCCGGATCGTGGCCAACACCGTGACCCTGGAGTCCGAGGCGCTGCTCGCCGACTGGTACCGCCGCCACGGCGGCGAACTCGTCCGCCTCGCCGTCTCCCACGCCACCCCGGTCGGGGCGTTCACCGGCTGGCGGCAGGCGATGCCGGTCACCCAGTGGTCCGCCACCAAAACGCTCGCTTCCCGAGGCCCTGGCGGGGACGCCGCCGATCCCGAGGGATCCGTCGAAGCCGCACAAGGAGAAACACGATGA
- a CDS encoding acyltransferase: MPKNENVFSSWRGWCGRVTSRLVHRGWRAVQRAGAVTAERPGPYRFGRIGVGTRLAFPQGTLFGEPWIELGEHCVIGEQVTLTAGMMPDVDLGPEPVLRIGNGVVLGRGSHVIASVSVEFGDDVFCAPYVYVTSDNHSYDDPDQPIGRQWPRSAPVRIGPGSWLGAGAVILPGARLGRNVVVAAGAVVRGEVPDHAVVAGAPARVIRRWAPDEGWQPPLRTPAPVPIPEDMTVQQLLALAELEREREQAREQTGERNLEHEERGLEREPGAGAS; the protein is encoded by the coding sequence ATGCCGAAGAACGAGAACGTGTTCTCATCCTGGCGGGGCTGGTGCGGACGTGTCACTTCCCGTCTGGTCCACCGTGGATGGCGCGCCGTACAGCGGGCCGGCGCGGTGACCGCGGAGCGCCCCGGCCCGTACCGCTTCGGCCGCATCGGCGTCGGCACCCGGCTGGCGTTCCCCCAGGGCACCCTCTTCGGCGAACCGTGGATCGAGCTCGGCGAGCACTGCGTCATCGGCGAGCAGGTGACCCTCACCGCCGGCATGATGCCCGATGTGGACCTCGGCCCCGAACCGGTGCTGCGCATCGGCAACGGCGTGGTGCTGGGCCGGGGCAGCCATGTGATCGCCTCCGTCAGTGTGGAGTTCGGCGACGATGTCTTCTGCGCTCCGTACGTCTATGTGACCAGCGACAACCACTCCTACGACGATCCGGACCAGCCCATCGGCCGCCAGTGGCCACGCTCCGCGCCCGTCCGCATCGGCCCCGGCAGCTGGCTGGGCGCGGGCGCGGTGATCCTGCCGGGGGCGCGGCTGGGCCGCAATGTCGTGGTCGCGGCGGGCGCGGTCGTACGGGGCGAGGTGCCCGACCACGCCGTGGTGGCCGGGGCGCCGGCCCGGGTCATACGGCGCTGGGCCCCGGACGAGGGCTGGCAGCCGCCGCTGCGCACCCCGGCGCCGGTGCCGATCCCCGAGGACATGACCGTCCAGCAACTGCTCGCGCTGGCGGAGCTGGAGCGCGAACGGGAACAGGCACGGGAACAGACGGGGGAGCGGAACCTGGAGCATGAGGAGCGCGGGCTGGAGCGGGAGCCGGGGGCCGGGGCGTCGTAG
- a CDS encoding (2Fe-2S)-binding protein, with product MDEAPLPDAARAGPFFALRTGSGDPSAEGYARIGEAYRLTGTGAAGPVLRARVEAVAASLRTDEPRVAASLVFQGLAARVWSLALGPAALSGAVPHLRPDRLWWNPGCVAPDDLWWPGAPSVMGEPGGLAGQLGTAAFVHLMPLHHAIERAYRVSGRLLWGNAASALTGSLRVLHDWCRARGLAEAADRAVELARAQLDHPPLSDAGTLSTAPLGYRRRTCCLYYRVPGGGLCGDCVLREAPGRGSGRGTPG from the coding sequence GTGGATGAGGCGCCGCTGCCGGACGCGGCACGGGCCGGGCCGTTCTTCGCGCTGCGCACCGGCAGCGGCGATCCGAGCGCGGAGGGGTACGCGCGGATCGGCGAGGCGTACCGGCTGACCGGCACGGGCGCCGCCGGACCGGTGCTGCGCGCCCGTGTCGAGGCGGTCGCCGCGAGCCTGCGCACCGATGAGCCGAGGGTCGCGGCGTCGCTCGTCTTCCAGGGGCTCGCCGCCCGGGTGTGGTCGCTCGCGCTCGGCCCGGCGGCCCTCTCCGGCGCGGTGCCCCACCTCCGGCCCGACCGGCTGTGGTGGAACCCCGGGTGTGTCGCCCCCGACGACCTGTGGTGGCCCGGCGCGCCGTCCGTGATGGGCGAACCGGGAGGACTCGCCGGTCAGCTGGGCACCGCGGCGTTCGTCCATCTGATGCCGCTGCACCACGCCATCGAGCGGGCGTACCGGGTCTCGGGGCGGCTGCTGTGGGGCAACGCGGCCTCGGCGCTGACCGGTTCGCTGCGGGTGCTGCACGACTGGTGCCGGGCGCGCGGCCTCGCCGAGGCGGCGGACCGGGCCGTCGAGCTGGCGCGCGCCCAACTCGACCACCCGCCGCTGAGTGACGCGGGCACCCTGAGCACCGCGCCCCTCGGCTATCGGCGCCGCACCTGCTGTCTCTACTACCGGGTGCCGGGTGGCGGGTTGTGCGGCGACTGCGTCTTGCGCGAGGCGCCGGGGCGGGGGAGTGGGCGCGGCACGCCGGGGTGA
- the meaB gene encoding methylmalonyl Co-A mutase-associated GTPase MeaB, with the protein MPRTIDIEEYAKGVLDGKRAYIARAITLVESTRPDHHDLAQRLLVELLPHTGGARRIGISGVPGVGKSTFIDALGTMLTGAGHKVAVLAVDPSSTRTGGSILGDKTRMERLAVDPDAFVRPSPSAGTLGGVARATRESMVVMEAAGYDVVLVETVGVGQSETAVANMVDSFLLLSLARTGDQLQGIKKGVLELADVVAINKADGPHARDAKSAARELAGALRLLQPPDAPWNPPVLTCSARESTGLDVVWERLEQHRRVLEATGALHAKRRDQQVDWTWSMVRDQLLARLHAHPEVRRLGPELEQRVREGTLTATLAADRLLAAFQPPADGG; encoded by the coding sequence ATGCCACGGACGATCGACATCGAGGAGTATGCCAAGGGCGTACTCGACGGCAAGCGCGCGTACATCGCGCGTGCCATCACGCTTGTCGAGTCCACCCGCCCCGACCACCACGACCTCGCACAGCGGCTGCTGGTCGAGCTGCTTCCGCACACCGGCGGGGCCCGTCGGATCGGCATCAGCGGGGTGCCCGGTGTCGGCAAGTCCACCTTCATCGACGCCCTGGGCACCATGCTCACCGGGGCCGGCCACAAGGTCGCGGTGCTGGCCGTCGACCCCTCGTCGACCCGCACCGGCGGCTCCATCCTGGGCGACAAGACCCGGATGGAGCGGCTGGCGGTGGACCCCGACGCCTTCGTACGGCCCTCGCCCAGCGCCGGGACGCTGGGCGGGGTCGCCCGCGCCACCCGCGAGTCCATGGTCGTCATGGAGGCCGCGGGCTATGACGTGGTGCTGGTGGAGACCGTGGGCGTGGGCCAGTCCGAGACCGCGGTGGCCAACATGGTCGACTCCTTCCTGCTGCTCTCCCTGGCCCGCACCGGCGATCAGCTCCAGGGCATCAAGAAGGGCGTCCTGGAACTGGCCGACGTGGTCGCCATCAACAAGGCCGACGGACCGCACGCTCGGGACGCCAAGTCGGCGGCCCGTGAACTGGCGGGCGCGCTACGGCTGTTGCAGCCGCCGGACGCGCCCTGGAACCCGCCCGTGCTCACCTGCAGCGCCCGCGAGTCCACCGGGCTCGACGTGGTGTGGGAGCGCCTGGAGCAGCACCGCCGGGTGCTGGAGGCCACGGGCGCGCTGCACGCCAAGCGGCGCGACCAGCAGGTGGACTGGACCTGGTCCATGGTGCGCGACCAGCTGCTCGCGCGGCTGCACGCCCACCCCGAGGTGCGGCGGCTCGGGCCCGAGCTGGAGCAGCGGGTCCGCGAGGGCACGCTGACGGCCACGCTGGCGGCGGACCGGCTGCTGGCGGCGTTCCAGCCCCCGGCTGACGGTGGATGA